The nucleotide sequence TTTTCTAGTTCAAGGTCGCGATACAACATCTCTATAGTTTCCAGACTAATGGGCGAATTATTATGATAACCATTAATTTGCTGGTCGATAAATTGATTTAATTTTCGCTAACCATAGATAAATTGAATGCAATACATTCAATTTATCTATCAAAATCTCAATATTTTAAAATTATAGTTATTGATTAAAACAGGCTAAAGTTAATGGATAACTAATTTAAAGTGCTTTTATTTAAGTGCACTTGCTCGAATTATTCTATTGGCAACCACATGTTGGCTGCAACCAAATCAAGATTGGACAGTTAAATGCCGAAAAATAAAATTTTAAAATCGTACGTTAACGGTAAATTCATCGACAGCAGACATTACTTTAATAATATCAATCCTGTTAATGGCGAAGTCATTAGCAAGATTGCCGAAGCTGATAAAGATATTATCGATGCCGCAGTCGCAAGTGCTAAGCACGCGCAAGAGAATGCATGGGGACAAATGCCGGTAAATGACCGCTGTGCTCTACTGCATAAAGTCGCTGATCGTATGGCTGAAAGAGAACAGGAATTCATCGACGCTGAAATCGCCGATACCGGTAAGTCACTGTTTCAAGTACAGACCATCGATATTCCTCGTGGCACAGCTAACTTTAGAACCTTTGCAGACATGGTAAAATTTGACAGCGGGGAAACCTTTATTACCGAGCTTGCAAATGGTGAAAAGGCGATAAACTATTCCGTCAATAAACCACTTGGTGTGGTCGCAGTAATATCTCCTTGGAATTTACCCTTGTTATTAGCAACATGGAAAATTGCGCCAGCCATGGCATGTGGTAATAGTGTCATCTTAAAGCCTTCAGAAGAAACCTCTTCAACCGCATTTTTACTTGCCGAAGTTATGGATGAAGTAGGTATCCCAAACGGTGCCTTCAATCTTATTCTTGGCAGAGGCTCTAATGTAGGCGATCACCTAACATCACACTCTGGTATTAATGCGATAACGTTTACTGGTGCATCAAGCACAGGTAAGCAAATTATGAAATCGGCAAGTGATACCGTTAAACCTGTGTCGTTTGAATTAGGCGGAAAAAACTCTGCCATTGTATTTGAAGATGCTGATTTAGATAAAGCAATAGCCGGTGTTGCGCGTTCAAGTTTCACTAATTGCGGTCAAGTGTGCCTGTGTACTGAAAAGGTTTATGTCCATCGCAGTATCTTTGTTGAGTTTGTCGAAGGCTTAAAAGCACAAGCAGAAAATATTAAAATTGGTTACCCACTTGAAGAAGACGTTTTTATGGGGCCTTTAGTTTCTAAGGCGCATCAACAAAAAGTGTTGTCTTATTATGAATTGGCCCGAGAAGAAGGCGCCAACTTTGTCACCGGTGGTGGCACGCCAAAATTTTCAGATCAACGACAGCATGGTTATTTTATTGAGCCAACGGTAATTACTGGTTTAGATGATCATGCTCGCACTAATCAAGAAGAGATATTTGGGCCGATATGCCATATCTCGGCATTTGATGATGAAAACGAAGTGATCAAACGAGCTAACGACACAGAATATGGTCTTGCTGCCTCAGTATGGACTGAGAATATTTCTCGAGCACATCGAGTATCAGCAAAAATAGATGTCGGCTTGGTTTGGGTTAACACATGGTTTTTACGTGACTTACGTACACCTTTTGGCGGCGTTAAATTATCTGGGGTTGGCCGTGAAGGCGGTAAACATTCTTTAGGGTTTTATAGTGAACCTACCAATATTTGTATCAAGATTGACGAGCACTAATTATGACAACACAAGCAAAAGTAGTAAGTGGCAAAGCAACACCTCGCGGAAAATTCCCTCATGTAAAACGTGCAGGAGATTTTATTTATATCTCTGGTACTAGCTCTAGATTACCCGACAATAGTTTTGCCGGGGTAAACGTTGATGAAATGGGTACTACCAATCTAGATATCAAAGCACAGACAACTGCGGTTATTGAAAATATTAGAGATATTTTACAATCGGTAGGCGCCGATTTGTCAGATTTGGTAGAAATAAGCACGTTCTTAGTAAATATGAACGACTTTGGCGGCTACAACGAAGTGTATGCTGAGTTTTTTGATTTCGATGGTCCGACTCGTACAACCGTAGCTGTGCACCAATTACCTCACCCTCACCTCTTAATCGAATGTAAAGCAGTGGCTTACAAACCACTTGTGCAACAGCTAAATAAAGGTGAGTAAGATGTCATCATTAACAGCATTTAATTTCCATCAATGGATAGAAGAGCATAAACATTTGCTTAAGCCACCTGTTGGTAACGTGCAGATCTGGCATGACACCGACATGATGGTAACTATCGTTGGCGGACCTAATCAGCGCACTGATTTTCACGATGACCCGGTGGAAGAGTTTTTCTATCAATTAAAGGGCGACATGGTATTAAAAGTAATAGAAGACGGTAAATGCAAAGATGTATTTATCCGTGAAGGCGATATCTTTTTCTTACCAAAACATGTGCGTCATTCTCCGCAACGCCCACAAGAAGGCAGCATTGGTTTAGTCATTGAACCAAAGCGACCTGACGGCTTAAAAGACGCTTTTGAATGGTATTGCTTTAGCTGTGACGCCTTAGTGCATC is from Thalassotalea crassostreae and encodes:
- a CDS encoding 3-hydroxyanthranilate 3,4-dioxygenase, which produces MSSLTAFNFHQWIEEHKHLLKPPVGNVQIWHDTDMMVTIVGGPNQRTDFHDDPVEEFFYQLKGDMVLKVIEDGKCKDVFIREGDIFFLPKHVRHSPQRPQEGSIGLVIEPKRPDGLKDAFEWYCFSCDALVHRSEVILKSIVEDLPKVYNAFYADEQARTCPACGDLHPGKEPPQGWVTIPPRDGDK
- a CDS encoding RidA family protein; amino-acid sequence: MTTQAKVVSGKATPRGKFPHVKRAGDFIYISGTSSRLPDNSFAGVNVDEMGTTNLDIKAQTTAVIENIRDILQSVGADLSDLVEISTFLVNMNDFGGYNEVYAEFFDFDGPTRTTVAVHQLPHPHLLIECKAVAYKPLVQQLNKGE
- a CDS encoding 2-hydroxymuconic semialdehyde dehydrogenase, with the protein product MPKNKILKSYVNGKFIDSRHYFNNINPVNGEVISKIAEADKDIIDAAVASAKHAQENAWGQMPVNDRCALLHKVADRMAEREQEFIDAEIADTGKSLFQVQTIDIPRGTANFRTFADMVKFDSGETFITELANGEKAINYSVNKPLGVVAVISPWNLPLLLATWKIAPAMACGNSVILKPSEETSSTAFLLAEVMDEVGIPNGAFNLILGRGSNVGDHLTSHSGINAITFTGASSTGKQIMKSASDTVKPVSFELGGKNSAIVFEDADLDKAIAGVARSSFTNCGQVCLCTEKVYVHRSIFVEFVEGLKAQAENIKIGYPLEEDVFMGPLVSKAHQQKVLSYYELAREEGANFVTGGGTPKFSDQRQHGYFIEPTVITGLDDHARTNQEEIFGPICHISAFDDENEVIKRANDTEYGLAASVWTENISRAHRVSAKIDVGLVWVNTWFLRDLRTPFGGVKLSGVGREGGKHSLGFYSEPTNICIKIDEH